The following are encoded together in the Bubalus kerabau isolate K-KA32 ecotype Philippines breed swamp buffalo chromosome 3, PCC_UOA_SB_1v2, whole genome shotgun sequence genome:
- the LOC129645872 gene encoding 2'-deoxynucleoside 5'-phosphate N-hydrolase 1-like, which translates to MAAAAAAAGTLEPGRLSLYFCGSIRGGREDRELYVRIVSRLRRFGVVLTEHVAAAEVDESGEEAAGGDKLIHDRDLAWLQQADVVVAEVTQPSLGVGYELGWAVALHKPVLCLFRPKSGRVLSAMIRGAADGSRFQVWDYEEAEVEALLNQYFEAYPPEQVAASS; encoded by the exons atggcggcggcggcggcggcggctggaaCCCTGGAGCCAGGTCGTCTCTCCCTGTATTTCTGCGGGAGTATCCGTGGCGGACGCGAGGATCGGGAACTGTACGTGCGCATCGTGTCTCGCCTCCGGCGCTTCGGGGTGGTGCTTACCGAGCATGTGGCGGCCGCCGAGGTGGACGAGAGCG GGGAAGAGGCTGCTGGAGGCGACAAGCTCATCCATGATCGGGACCTGGCCTGGCTGCAGCAGGCAGATG TGGTCGTGGCAGAAGTGACCCAGCCCTCTCTGGGGGTAGGCTATGAGCTGGGCTGGGCCGTAGCCCTCCACAAACCAGTCCTGTGCCTGTTTCGCCCAAAGTCTGGCCGAG TGCTCTCAGCCATGATCCGGGGAGCAGCCGATGGCTCCAGGTTCCAGGTGTGGGACTACGAGGAAGCAGAAGTGGAGGCCCTGCTAAATCAGTACTTTGAGGCGTATCCTCCTGAGCAGGTGGCTGCCTCATCCTGA